A window from Rhinoraja longicauda isolate Sanriku21f chromosome 26, sRhiLon1.1, whole genome shotgun sequence encodes these proteins:
- the tbx2b gene encoding T-box transcription factor TBX2b isoform X2, which produces MREPVLAATTMAYHPFHAHRAADFPMSAFLTAQPSFFPALALPPSGAAALSLPGALGKPLTESSMAEAGIHVSALGHQSTHLRPLKSLEQEDEVEDDPKVNLEAKDLWDQFHKVGTEMVITKSGRRMFPPFKVRVNGLDKKAKYILLMDIVAADDCRYKFHNSRWMVAGKADPEMPKRMYIHPDSPATGEQWMAKAITFHKLKLTNNISDKHGFTILNSMHKYQPRFHVVRANDILKLPYSTFRTYVFPETEFIAVTAYQNDKITQLKIDNNPFAKGFRDTGNGRREKRKQLSLPSLRVYEDQCKGDRDGGDSDASSSDQPPTRESMRSPLALEPVPVHFGQASKDDKSGADSDPELEKREELPGALSCSPRVGVSRTGSPPAGKAVADSAHRPKQSSVAEKRESLEARRDKDTCFSHRASEKEKGEGRRKEESKKDSECLSKETFSPLLIQTDGTSHLNAGHMQSLAFSGFNSQQFFNPLNVGQPFFIHPGQFAVAPGAFSAMATGMGHLLASVSGAGSLDNATLAAAQASAGAAPHFPFHLSQHVLAAQGIPMTTFGGLFPYPYTYMAAAAAAAALPNSTGAPSSLHRHPFLSGGRPRLRFNPYPIPVTIPASTNLLTTAMPSALGGSDAKLCSRDSSPVSANLASELNHKSNGGSLRTAGSAPSPKPSAKDTINELQNIQRLVSGLDSNRETSPARDSPK; this is translated from the exons ATGAGAGAACCAGTTTTAGCGGCGACCACTATGGCTTATCATCCGTTCCACGCTCACCGAGCCGCGGATTTCCCCATGAGCGCATTTCTGACGGCACAACCTTCCTTCTTCCCCGCCCTGGCGCTGCCACCGAGCGGCGCGGCTGCTCTCTCGCTACCCGGAGCTCTGGGTAAACCCTTGACGGAATCGAGCATGGCCGAGGCCGGGATTCACGTTTCCGCTCTCGGACATCAGTCAACGCACCTGCGGCCCCTCAAGAGCCTGGAGCAAGAGGACGAGGTCGAAGACGATCCGAAAGTGAACCTGGAAGCGAAGGATCTTTGGGACCAGTTTCACAAAGTGGGCACCGAAATGGTGATCACAAAGTCTGGGAG GAGAATGTTTCCACCGTTCAAAGTGCGAGTCAACGGCTTGGATAAAAAGGCCAAATACATTTTACTGATGGACATTGTAGCAGCCGATGACTGTCGTTACAAATTTCACAATTCGCGTTGGATGGTAGCGGGGAAAGCCGACCCCGAGATGCCGAAAAGGATGTACATTCACCCAGACAGTCCGGCAACGGGCGAACAATGGATGGCCAAAGCTATCACCTTTCACAAACTAAAACTCACCAACAACATATCCGACAAGCATGGATTC ACTATCCTGAATTCTATGCACAAATACCAGCCCAGGTTCCACGTGGTCCGCGCGAACGATATTCTCAAACTGCCCTACAGCACTTTCCGTACTTATGTGTTCCCAGAAACGGAGTTCATTGCGGTCACTGCCTATCAAAACGATAAG ATAACGCAGCTGAAGATTGATAACAATCCATTTGCGAAAGGATTCAGAGACACCGGCAACGGGCGAAGAGAAAAAAG GAAGCAACTGTCTCTGCCCTCTTTGCGTGTGTACGAAGATCAGTGCAAAGGTGATCGAGATGGCGGTGATTCTGACGCTTCCTCCAGCGACCAACCTCCGACCAGGGAGTCCATGCGCTCGCCCTTGGCCCTGGAACCGGTTCCTGTACATTTCGGCCAAGCATCCAAAG ATGACAAGTCAGGTGCGGACAGTGACCCGGAGCTGGAGAAACGTGAGGAGCTTCCGGGGGCATTAAGCTGCAGCCCGCGGGTGGGGGTCTCCAGGACAGGCTCCCCGCCGGCGGGGAAGGCTGTTGCCGACTCCGCTCATCGGCCGAAACAGTCGTCCGTGGCCGAGAAAAGGGAGTCGCTGGAAGCTCGCAGGGACAAGGACACGTGCTTTAGCCACAGGGCTTCGGagaaggagaagggagaggggcgaAGGAAGGAGGAATCCAAGAAAGACAGCGAATGTTTGAGTAAAGAAACGTTTTCCCCGCTGTTAATTCAGACGGATGGAACTTCTCATCTAAACGCCGGACACATGCAAAGCTTGGCTTTCTCGGGGTTCAATAGTCAGCAGTTTTTTAACCCTTTAAACGTCGGACAGCCTTTCTTTATCCACCCTGGACAATTTGCTGTCGCCCCGGGAGCTTTCTCGGCCATGGCCACTGGAATGGGACATTTATTGGCTTCGGTGTCGGGAGCCGGGAGCTTGGACAACGCTACTCTAGCTGCAGCCCAAGCTTCGGCCGGAGCAGCCCCGCACTTCCCTTTCCACCTCTCCCAACACGTCTTGGCTGCTCAG GGGATCCCAATGACCACATTCGGAGGGCTCTTTCCATACCCTTACACCTACATGGCCGCTGCCGCCGCAGCCGCGGCCTTGCCCAACAGCACCGGAGCGCCGTCCTCCCTCCACCGGCACCCGTTCCTGAGCGGCGGACGACCCCGGCTGCGCTTCAACCCGTACCCCATCCCGGTGACCATCCCGGCCAGCACCAACCTCCTCACCACCGCCATGCCCTCAGCCCTGGGTGGCTCCGATGCCAAATTGTGCAGCCGAGACTCCAGTCCCGTCTCCGCCAACCTCGCCTCCGAACTCAACCACAAGAGCAACGGCGGCAGTTTAAGGACTGCGGGTAGCGCGCCCTCCCCGAAGCCGTCCGCCAAGGATACCATCAATGAACTCCAGAACATCCAGAGATTAGTCAGCGGTTTGGACAGCAACCGGGAGACTTCTCCGGCTCGTGATTCTCCTAAATGA
- the tbx2b gene encoding T-box transcription factor TBX2b isoform X1 has protein sequence MREPVLAATTMAYHPFHAHRAADFPMSAFLTAQPSFFPALALPPSGAAALSLPGALGKPLTESSMAEAGIHVSALGHQSTHLRPLKSLEQEDEVEDDPKVNLEAKDLWDQFHKVGTEMVITKSGRRMFPPFKVRVNGLDKKAKYILLMDIVAADDCRYKFHNSRWMVAGKADPEMPKRMYIHPDSPATGEQWMAKAITFHKLKLTNNISDKHGFVSVATILNSMHKYQPRFHVVRANDILKLPYSTFRTYVFPETEFIAVTAYQNDKITQLKIDNNPFAKGFRDTGNGRREKRKQLSLPSLRVYEDQCKGDRDGGDSDASSSDQPPTRESMRSPLALEPVPVHFGQASKDDKSGADSDPELEKREELPGALSCSPRVGVSRTGSPPAGKAVADSAHRPKQSSVAEKRESLEARRDKDTCFSHRASEKEKGEGRRKEESKKDSECLSKETFSPLLIQTDGTSHLNAGHMQSLAFSGFNSQQFFNPLNVGQPFFIHPGQFAVAPGAFSAMATGMGHLLASVSGAGSLDNATLAAAQASAGAAPHFPFHLSQHVLAAQGIPMTTFGGLFPYPYTYMAAAAAAAALPNSTGAPSSLHRHPFLSGGRPRLRFNPYPIPVTIPASTNLLTTAMPSALGGSDAKLCSRDSSPVSANLASELNHKSNGGSLRTAGSAPSPKPSAKDTINELQNIQRLVSGLDSNRETSPARDSPK, from the exons ATGAGAGAACCAGTTTTAGCGGCGACCACTATGGCTTATCATCCGTTCCACGCTCACCGAGCCGCGGATTTCCCCATGAGCGCATTTCTGACGGCACAACCTTCCTTCTTCCCCGCCCTGGCGCTGCCACCGAGCGGCGCGGCTGCTCTCTCGCTACCCGGAGCTCTGGGTAAACCCTTGACGGAATCGAGCATGGCCGAGGCCGGGATTCACGTTTCCGCTCTCGGACATCAGTCAACGCACCTGCGGCCCCTCAAGAGCCTGGAGCAAGAGGACGAGGTCGAAGACGATCCGAAAGTGAACCTGGAAGCGAAGGATCTTTGGGACCAGTTTCACAAAGTGGGCACCGAAATGGTGATCACAAAGTCTGGGAG GAGAATGTTTCCACCGTTCAAAGTGCGAGTCAACGGCTTGGATAAAAAGGCCAAATACATTTTACTGATGGACATTGTAGCAGCCGATGACTGTCGTTACAAATTTCACAATTCGCGTTGGATGGTAGCGGGGAAAGCCGACCCCGAGATGCCGAAAAGGATGTACATTCACCCAGACAGTCCGGCAACGGGCGAACAATGGATGGCCAAAGCTATCACCTTTCACAAACTAAAACTCACCAACAACATATCCGACAAGCATGGATTCGTAAGTGTTGCT ACTATCCTGAATTCTATGCACAAATACCAGCCCAGGTTCCACGTGGTCCGCGCGAACGATATTCTCAAACTGCCCTACAGCACTTTCCGTACTTATGTGTTCCCAGAAACGGAGTTCATTGCGGTCACTGCCTATCAAAACGATAAG ATAACGCAGCTGAAGATTGATAACAATCCATTTGCGAAAGGATTCAGAGACACCGGCAACGGGCGAAGAGAAAAAAG GAAGCAACTGTCTCTGCCCTCTTTGCGTGTGTACGAAGATCAGTGCAAAGGTGATCGAGATGGCGGTGATTCTGACGCTTCCTCCAGCGACCAACCTCCGACCAGGGAGTCCATGCGCTCGCCCTTGGCCCTGGAACCGGTTCCTGTACATTTCGGCCAAGCATCCAAAG ATGACAAGTCAGGTGCGGACAGTGACCCGGAGCTGGAGAAACGTGAGGAGCTTCCGGGGGCATTAAGCTGCAGCCCGCGGGTGGGGGTCTCCAGGACAGGCTCCCCGCCGGCGGGGAAGGCTGTTGCCGACTCCGCTCATCGGCCGAAACAGTCGTCCGTGGCCGAGAAAAGGGAGTCGCTGGAAGCTCGCAGGGACAAGGACACGTGCTTTAGCCACAGGGCTTCGGagaaggagaagggagaggggcgaAGGAAGGAGGAATCCAAGAAAGACAGCGAATGTTTGAGTAAAGAAACGTTTTCCCCGCTGTTAATTCAGACGGATGGAACTTCTCATCTAAACGCCGGACACATGCAAAGCTTGGCTTTCTCGGGGTTCAATAGTCAGCAGTTTTTTAACCCTTTAAACGTCGGACAGCCTTTCTTTATCCACCCTGGACAATTTGCTGTCGCCCCGGGAGCTTTCTCGGCCATGGCCACTGGAATGGGACATTTATTGGCTTCGGTGTCGGGAGCCGGGAGCTTGGACAACGCTACTCTAGCTGCAGCCCAAGCTTCGGCCGGAGCAGCCCCGCACTTCCCTTTCCACCTCTCCCAACACGTCTTGGCTGCTCAG GGGATCCCAATGACCACATTCGGAGGGCTCTTTCCATACCCTTACACCTACATGGCCGCTGCCGCCGCAGCCGCGGCCTTGCCCAACAGCACCGGAGCGCCGTCCTCCCTCCACCGGCACCCGTTCCTGAGCGGCGGACGACCCCGGCTGCGCTTCAACCCGTACCCCATCCCGGTGACCATCCCGGCCAGCACCAACCTCCTCACCACCGCCATGCCCTCAGCCCTGGGTGGCTCCGATGCCAAATTGTGCAGCCGAGACTCCAGTCCCGTCTCCGCCAACCTCGCCTCCGAACTCAACCACAAGAGCAACGGCGGCAGTTTAAGGACTGCGGGTAGCGCGCCCTCCCCGAAGCCGTCCGCCAAGGATACCATCAATGAACTCCAGAACATCCAGAGATTAGTCAGCGGTTTGGACAGCAACCGGGAGACTTCTCCGGCTCGTGATTCTCCTAAATGA